The sequence ACTCGATCACCTTCTCCAGATCCGGGACGAAGGGCATGAACACGGCCAGCACGAAACCGAGCGCACTGCCCAGCGACAGCATGGCGACGAGCACCAGCGGCAGCGCGGCATAGGACGTGCCAGGATGGTAGCCGTAGATCCAGGCGCCGACCAGGAAGGCACTGAACGGGACGAGGAAGCGTACGGTGTTGGTCAGAACGGCGATCGTGGGAAACAGCGTGATCGGCAGACGCAGCGTGCGCATCAGCGAGGCGGCACCGGCAATCGAATTCGCCGACGACTGGACGCAGACGCCGAACCACCGGTACATCAGTACCCCGATCGACAGAAAGGCGATGAACTCCGGCGCCCGGGTGCGCATCAGGATGTCGAAGACGACGTAATAGACCGCCACGAAGATGATCGGGTCGATGAACCACCATGCGATCCCGAGAAACGTCCGCTGACGCTCGGTCCTCAGATCGGCATAGATGCGATAGGCGACGAGGCGCCAGTAATGGCCGGGCGTCATGGCGCGGCCCGAAAGGCGTCAGCGGTTGCCTGTATCGGCGATGTGCCCCCTGCGAGGGGTCGCAAAGCGGCGGCGGACGGGCGAACGGCAAGAGGAGATTTCATAGCGCGCTGCAGCGATGTTCTCTTCCTGCGGGGATGATCGTCGCGGGGAT comes from Tepidamorphus gemmatus and encodes:
- a CDS encoding ABC transporter permease; its protein translation is MTPGHYWRLVAYRIYADLRTERQRTFLGIAWWFIDPIIFVAVYYVVFDILMRTRAPEFIAFLSIGVLMYRWFGVCVQSSANSIAGAASLMRTLRLPITLFPTIAVLTNTVRFLVPFSAFLVGAWIYGYHPGTSYAALPLVLVAMLSLGSALGFVLAVFMPFVPDLEKVIEFGLRALMFMSGIFYSVDRLAPEVQELFFLNPVAFLLDAARKIILHDQVPDLGRLALIILLSGLVVSVGALLLRRFRGTYVKVLP